From Epinephelus fuscoguttatus linkage group LG17, E.fuscoguttatus.final_Chr_v1:
ATTTCATACTGGTTTCATAGGTTTTATTTTCTAAACTGCATGTTAGGTGACAGGATGGACACATTTCATGTCATGATAATAAAAAggtttaaatacaaaattaaatttttattcAAAGCAGAGACTTATGCTTGCAGACTTTGACTAAAAACCTTTTTTTGGAGCTGTTCTTGACATTATTAGTGATGTTTGAGAAATACAGTTCAGTTAAACAGAACTTGAATTATAATAATGAAGACAATTTCTCTAATGTAGGTAAAGAAAGGTTCCAATAAATGTCATTATATGTGCACAGTTAGCTGAAAAAGCTAATTGTGCACATATAATGACAGTTTTAGTTTCCCCTCAGAATTCCTCACAACATTTCAAGGGGCctgaaaagtcttaaaagtcTTTGTTCTCTCTCCAGCATTTGCTGACATGTTTCCTCACAAGCATGTAGGGAAGTTACCTTTTCCAATCCCACCAATCCCTGGCTGGGATCCTGACACCAATCCCTGGGATGATTACCTCTACCCTCCACTAAACCCAAAGCTGCAAGCTCTCTCACGCCACAAAGGTGAGTAACGTCACTTTTCTCCTCTGAATTCTTcccattatctttttttttgttttgtttttcacctgGAGCTTCCACTTTGCTTCAGGTAAACCCAAGGTTCGCCTGACAAGCGACAGCCCAGCTCTCAACGGCTCTTGTGTCTCCTTCACTGCGAAGCTGGAGTACCCTCCCTGTCAGAAGGAGGACGCCAACGGGGACCTTGTGTGGGATGATCACTGTGAGGACGGTACGGAGCTCGAGGCCTCAGGTGCTGCCAAAAAGCCAGGCCAGACCACGCCCCACTACACATGGTGTCATTTTCcagcacaaaacaaccactgtaTCATATAAGACAGCCATACTACACCATACATCAGacaaaaaacagccacagaaGCATTTTAAGATGTGTCACAAGCACACGGACCATTAGttcattttttggccacttgggggcagcacaacaaactgtaaacacaacattgtgGGTTATTACCACCTGGTAAAGTTGATATGATGGCAAACACTTACCTTTTAATGATCTGTTCTGTCACAGAGTCGCTGGTGAAGTGTTGCTCATTAACATAATTATGTTGTCATGGCGAAATGGTGAGACAAAAACATATGACTGTTTGATGCTTCAAAGGTTGAGGCCAGCTTAAATTTCATTTGTATCGCATCACGCCCATCACACAACCACAAGTGTCAGGTGTCAAGTGTCAGTTTGTAGCTTCGTATCACTGGCTTCTCTTGAAAATGACTTGTAGCCTGTAGTGAGcattacacatccagcagacaaaGAGCAACACTAGCATAAATTTGGAGTCTTGTCAACTTGGTGAATGTGAGgactctgacacaccaagccaacagttGGCCAGTGGTCAATATCAGGCAgtcagtgagcatctgttgccctagtttcgGTGGTGAGTCAGCCTTTGTCAGCGTTTTTCGGCCGGTTGAGCATGTTCAAAGTAGTCATTTGGCCGATTGTTGAAAttgaaatatacatttttaaaaacaatctcACTCTCCTTTCTTCTGAGCAGCCAATGGACAGGTGCGTTCTGGCTACGTGTACAACTGGACTTCCTGGCTGGACGACTATGGTTTTGGAAAGTGTATGGATAAAACGAAATGCAATGTGTTCCCTGATGGCAAGCCCTTCCCTCAGAGCAATGACTGGAGGCGCAAGAGCTACGTCTACGTGTGGCACGCCATGGGTAAGACCGATATACAGATTTgaacacatgcaaaaaaaacaaacaaaaaaaaaacaactgtttgacCTTCCATTCATCCTCAGGCCAGTACTACGAGACGTGTGATGGCTCCTCCTCCAGTTTGACCATCAACACCACCACCATCCCTCTGGGTGCAGAGGTCATGGAGGTCATGGTCTACAGGAAACGTGAGCGCAGGAAGTACAGCCCCCTCACCACTGACAACACCGTCTTCTATGTCACAGGTTTTACACGCTTACTCTTCGTCATCTGTTGGCAAAGACACATACAAACAATTAGGAACCTGGAGAATGAATTATTTATTACCCCCCCTTACACTTTCTCTTAGATAAGATCCCAGTGGCGGTCAACATCTCCCAGAAGGCTGCGGTCAACCAGTCGGACAATGTTTTCTTTCGTGGTGAGGACGTGGTCTTCAAAGTCCAGGTCCACGACCCCAGCGGCTACCTCAAAACCGCAGCCTCCATTGACTACATCTGGGACTTCAGAGATGGCAACCAGCTGGTGACACACCGCGACCTGACCACACACAACTATAACACGGTGGGGAACATGAGTGTGAAGCTGGTGGTGGAGGCAGCGTTCCCTATGGAGTGTCCGCCAACCTCTGCCACCCCGACTCGGAGGAGCACCACGCCACCACCTCCCACAGGTATACTGGGCACAGACACATGATCTTGGCACTCCCAGAAATTCTTCACAGGGGTGGCCACATGGGGCGACTGAATATTTTGGGgtggcaccaaaaccaaaagccaaaactgaatttcaggaatttgaAGATGCTGCTGAACTATATAGGCTTGTTGAAAACATACATGTGTCATTGAGACAAAGGAACAAAACACTAGCAACACACTATAGGCCCATTTTCATTCGGATATCTTGAaatgagagttcaagggaccgtTTGAAAAATtgccatgccagttgttccctcaccaaaattaGCCTAACTTTGCAGCGTAATATAGCCTCCTCACCGACAAGCTATgctgacatggttggtaccaatggatgccttcggtcagtggttcccaactggtccagacatggggtccagatttctccttagtcattagttcaaggtccatacAGCTTaatttattcagtgtcatactggTGTTTGGCCATATTCTCAAGCTAGttagctgtctctgtcaagtagctgttggTTAGTCACtcaatctacagcaggaaatggcacttcaaaataaaagctcagtgCCGAAATCCTTCGCACTAGCTTAAAAATTAGCTCACCTTAGCCTCTTAAAGAATTATGTCTACCTCCAGTTGTCTTTGCAAGGGTGGCCAGTGGGGGGCGGCAACTGTATTGGAGGGGCCTGCCCCCCCTTTGGCCCCCTTCTTGGGGCACCACTgtcaaaaaatttttttttacagctttaTGTTTTAAGGAAGTTAGTCTGTAGgcacttcattcattcacatgcattcacacaaaCTGGTATAAATATATAGCAGTGTGGGAAAACTTCCTGCTGTTTcaatctgcagtgatgcaaggCAGACTTTTTACTGTGGTAAAATGAGGGGATCAGTAAACACAGATTGATGTTTAATCAAGCGCTTCTTTATTGAGCAGGCCTGGAGAGAGAATTCTGTCATACACACAACAGCACAACAGAATGGTCTCTCACAGACAAGGGAGTGCTTGCTGTTTTTATAGCATAGCAGAGTGCTTTCAACAATCAAATCCTCCATTACATCAACTCTCGCGTCTCCTCGTGAATCTTTCGGTCAAGAACTGGTCTTGTCTGGAACATCACATACGCACCAACAGGTTAACCATAGATGATCCCCCAAATAAGGGAATGAAATCAACACATAAAATGACACCTTGATCGTCATGTCACACAAACATCTTCTCTCGCTAACAGCTAGAAGACAGTCACAGCGAGGACACTACATACACACTATTACAAATGatgatttaaaatgtgacaGCTGTTAAGTCTGATAATAGCATACTTCTCATTTTAAGCTCTTGTACACTTCACATTTTCTTGCAAAGCAAACACCTTATGCTTTAAGCAACAGGTGCGGTTCACTGCTTAGTCATTCTGTCTATGATCTCTGTCATCATGCACTACTCTTCATCAACATTGTCTACAGTGGCCTAACCAGCCATTTAGAGgggtttgattttattttatcagcTTTTGGGATTTTTAGGGGCCATTTGGGGGCTGTTGCTTTTATAGTCTCTGTAGTAACTGCAAGATCTCTTCTAATAGTACAAGCTGCTGTTGAAATCCTAACTGTAACTTCTCAATGGCTTAAGCACAAGTGTGAGAGCAGACAAAACTATCGGCATACTACATGCCACAAATGGTAAATGAGAAAAAGTAAACATTTCTTGTAATTTGGATGAAGTGACCAGACCAAGCATTAGTGCTGTCAACCTCGAGCAGGACACCAAATCACTGCAGTCTGACCGTGATGAAGAAGACGAAGCAAGAAGTGACGTTCCCTGCAGAGCTCATTAAAGTGTTACCTTACAAAAGTAGATGTGTCATAACCTTTGCCTCTTTCTGCAGAGGCTCCCACACCTCCACCCATCACTCATGCTATGACTGTCAAGATGGACACCACACAGGGTGAGCTCCACAGCAAACAGTGTGTTTATCTGTATAAGAGAGAAAGCAAGCAAGACTGAGGAAGTGTGTTTCTGAGCGGGAGCTCATTAAATATTAAAGCAGACCCAAAACCTTTGATATGAGAAACTTgaatcacatacacacattcttgtccacttgtttcaGTGCCACCCAGTACCAGCCAGCCCCTTCCTGCCTCCTCTGCCATCGTCATGACAACGGGCGTGCCCACCACGGAGCCCCTGCTGACCCCAGAGTCCGACCCCACCACCCTGGCCTGGCTCCGCAACAGGAACTTTAAAAGAAATGGGTGCTTCCGCTACGTCTATGGGACCTTCACTGGCAATATCACCATTATTGGTAGGTGGTAGGTTTAAATAAATATCTTATTCCACTCTGtgcgtttacatgacattatagaaaattgatttattgtgttagttcGACTAAAACTGGGCTTTTAAAATTCATGTAAACAagttagtccaactgaaatcgtgctaaatcaaatttctcaaagtGGGAGTAAAATTACTTCTGCATGtgtacagtcaatcagacccaaactggcctaggtgctctgcgcatgctccacagtttccattCCGGGCTTTGACCCGTAAGTTGAACAGCATTAAGAGCGTAACAGAAGAAGCCAgtaacaacatggcaaaatctacatccagagccgtgcatTTTAGATGGACGAGGTGACACAGTTCATGCTTTGTCAGCTGCAAGAGTTAGATATCTTAAAATATATGGCTACCTTGTTTGTCGGTTGTTAGATATGTGACATAGAAGGTCAATAAATCGATTCCCCTCCCATGCTTGTATATTGGGACAAAGACAGTAGTCCTATTAAATGGCCTAATTGAGCTATAACTGTAGCTCGACTTACTGTGTCTTTTATGATACTACCAGATAATGCCAAATTCAGACATCTTGCCAGACATAGGACAAAAAACCAAGGAGGTCTTGCTGTTTGTAAAAAATGCAGACAgccaaggggaaaaaaaaaattaatggcAAAAATCTTGCCAGACATAGTTGGAATAGTTATGATCCTTTATTACAAAGTAAATAATAGATCAGTTCACAGTTTAACCTTTCCTTTTATTTAGTGGCATGGCTACGAGGATGGCAATGTCTGTCAGTCGACTGAGCCAccattttggtccagactgaaacatcTCAACAGCTATTGTTTGGATTGCCTTGAAATGTTGTACAGATATTTGAGGTACCCAAAGGATGAATCCTTATGACTTTGGCTATCGTTGACTTTTTTAGTGCCATTATTAGTTCAAAATTTCTATTTGTCC
This genomic window contains:
- the gpnmb gene encoding protein QNR-71 isoform X2, yielding MTDFSSRRVEMDALRCVFFLVCACFAYQADGRKTFADMFPHKHVGKLPFPIPPIPGWDPDTNPWDDYLYPPLNPKLQALSRHKGKPKVRLTSDSPALNGSCVSFTAKLEYPPCQKEDANGDLVWDDHCEDANGQVRSGYVYNWTSWLDDYGFGKCMDKTKCNVFPDGKPFPQSNDWRRKSYVYVWHAMGQYYETCDGSSSSLTINTTTIPLGAEVMEVMVYRKRERRKYSPLTTDNTVFYVTDKIPVAVNISQKAAVNQSDNVFFRGEDVVFKVQVHDPSGYLKTAASIDYIWDFRDGNQLVTHRDLTTHNYNTVGNMSVKLVVEAAFPMECPPTSATPTRRSTTPPPPTEAPTPPPITHAMTVKMDTTQVPPSTSQPLPASSAIVMTTGVPTTEPLLTPESDPTTLAWLRNRNFKRNGCFRYVYGTFTGNITIIEPKHALHRQPNSRIVDVSAARVTDTDISFLVKCLGNIPTSACTIVSDPTCTQVRGIMCDDVPPSSKCEVRLRRTFPEPGTYCVNITLEDSRSLSLTSTTVTINKSQDTPVSKTSHTAEVVLSSTAVLAAVFAFIAYLVCKRYKVYRPIRRSLVEDASGNAGVRGRMNRLKESLFPSSEESHHLLTERRPL
- the gpnmb gene encoding protein QNR-71 isoform X1 yields the protein MTDFSSRRVEMDALRCVFFLVCACFAYQADGRKTFADMFPHKHVGKLPFPIPPIPGWDPDTNPWDDYLYPPLNPKLQALSRHKGKPKVRLTSDSPALNGSCVSFTAKLEYPPCQKEDANGDLVWDDHCEDGTELEASANGQVRSGYVYNWTSWLDDYGFGKCMDKTKCNVFPDGKPFPQSNDWRRKSYVYVWHAMGQYYETCDGSSSSLTINTTTIPLGAEVMEVMVYRKRERRKYSPLTTDNTVFYVTDKIPVAVNISQKAAVNQSDNVFFRGEDVVFKVQVHDPSGYLKTAASIDYIWDFRDGNQLVTHRDLTTHNYNTVGNMSVKLVVEAAFPMECPPTSATPTRRSTTPPPPTEAPTPPPITHAMTVKMDTTQVPPSTSQPLPASSAIVMTTGVPTTEPLLTPESDPTTLAWLRNRNFKRNGCFRYVYGTFTGNITIIEPKHALHRQPNSRIVDVSAARVTDTDISFLVKCLGNIPTSACTIVSDPTCTQVRGIMCDDVPPSSKCEVRLRRTFPEPGTYCVNITLEDSRSLSLTSTTVTINKSQDTPVSKTSHTAEVVLSSTAVLAAVFAFIAYLVCKRYKVYRPIRRSLVEDASGNAGVRGRMNRLKESLFPSSEESHHLLTERRPL